The nucleotide sequence GGTCGGATGAACGGCGCACCGCCTGCAACGAGCAACCCGCAACATACAACGTGCAACGTGCAAACGACTTCGCCCCAACCTGACGTCGCCGTGGTCGCCGCGGTGGACCTGACGGAGATCTCCCCGGCCGTCGCAGAGGCGGGCGGCCGCCTGGCGGCCCGGCTGGGGGGGGCGTGCTTCGTCCTCCACGTGGTGGAGGCCCTCTCGGGGGAAGAGGATTCGGGGACGCTGCTCCCGGTGCTGCGCCGCTGGGTGGGGCAGGCGCGCCGTGAGGCGCGGGAGGGGCTGGACCGGCTGCTCGGGGCGCCGGAGCTCACCGCGTACCCGGTTCGGGGGGACGTGGCCGAAGGGAAGGCTTCGGCCAAGATCGTCCGGGCCGCCCGGGACCGGGGGGCGCAGCTCGTCGTGGTGGGGGGCCCGCCCCCCGACCGCCTCCTAGGTTCCACGGCGGAGCGGGTGATCCGGCGGAGCCCCGTGCCGGTGCTGGTGGTGCGTCGCCCGCCGCCTTCCGGGTACCGCCGGCTGGTGGTGGGGGTGGACTTCTCCGAGGCGTCGGGCCGCGCCCTGGCCAAAGCGCTATGCCTGGCCGAACCCGGGTCGCAGGTTACGGCGTGCCACGTGCTCGACACCCTGGGCCTGCCCGCCACCGGCGAGGTCTCGGCGGCGGCCCAGGAGCTGGAACCCCGGGTGCGGGAGTGGGCTCGGGCGTGGGCCCGGGAGTGGGAGGGCAGAGCGGAGATGGCGGTCCGGGTCGAGCCGGGGCGCCCCCGGGAGGTCCTCCTGGCGACGGCCCGGGAGCTCTCGGCGGACCTCCTGGCCGTGGGGAGCCGGGGCCGTGGCCCCCTGCGCCACCTCTTGCTGGGTTCCGTGGCCGAGGCGGCGGCCCGGCGCGCTCCCTGCGACGTGCTTGTGGCCGG is from Thermodesulfobacteriota bacterium and encodes:
- a CDS encoding universal stress protein is translated as MQTTSPQPDVAVVAAVDLTEISPAVAEAGGRLAARLGGACFVLHVVEALSGEEDSGTLLPVLRRWVGQARREAREGLDRLLGAPELTAYPVRGDVAEGKASAKIVRAARDRGAQLVVVGGPPPDRLLGSTAERVIRRSPVPVLVVRRPPPSGYRRLVVGVDFSEASGRALAKALCLAEPGSQVTACHVLDTLGLPATGEVSAAAQELEPRVREWARAWAREWEGRAEMAVRVEPGRPREVLLATARELSADLLAVGSRGRGPLRHLLLGSVAEAAARRAPCDVLVAG